Proteins co-encoded in one Dyadobacter sp. CECT 9275 genomic window:
- a CDS encoding inositol-3-phosphate synthase, translating to MFQELKKIKVAILGVGNCASSLVQGVEYYTRYSENTSGLMADDIGGYKAKDIEFVCCFDIDERKIGLTLKDAIFARPNCAIVLNREISSEALVYRSPVIDGVSPQMSLYPADSRFVVKEELKKTDVLGSKSNYDASFIAVLRAEIVQQLKHHQAEVLINYLPVGSQLATEFYAEICLELGISLVNCIPVFIASDPVWEQKFVQAGIPLIGDDMRSQFGASIVSQMLQELAFERGHHVKAHIQRNVGGNTDFLNMEDKGRLQSKKISKENVIRAQNDIRGISTNDSFLHAGPSEYIAYYGDNKVANFRLELEGFMGAPVILDAQLSVQDSPNSAGVVIDAIRYVYVARELGLVGALRGPSAATQKTPPQQMMFSDALAECRALANRELTESTRKQLKSRSQVGLM from the coding sequence ATGTTTCAGGAATTAAAAAAAATTAAGGTGGCCATTTTGGGCGTTGGAAATTGCGCCAGTTCACTTGTTCAGGGGGTGGAATATTACACCAGATATTCGGAAAATACCTCGGGGCTGATGGCGGATGATATAGGTGGGTACAAGGCAAAGGATATTGAGTTTGTTTGTTGTTTTGACATTGATGAGAGGAAAATAGGGCTTACATTAAAAGATGCGATTTTTGCGCGACCCAACTGTGCGATCGTACTGAATCGCGAGATTTCTTCGGAAGCACTGGTATACCGGTCGCCGGTTATTGACGGAGTTTCTCCACAGATGTCACTTTATCCGGCAGACAGCCGGTTTGTGGTAAAGGAAGAACTGAAAAAAACAGATGTTTTGGGTAGCAAAAGTAATTACGATGCTTCCTTTATTGCCGTTTTAAGAGCAGAGATTGTTCAGCAGCTGAAACACCACCAGGCGGAAGTTTTAATTAATTATCTGCCTGTCGGATCTCAGCTAGCCACGGAATTTTATGCTGAAATTTGTCTGGAACTGGGCATCTCATTAGTGAACTGCATCCCTGTATTTATTGCATCGGACCCTGTTTGGGAGCAAAAGTTTGTGCAGGCGGGTATTCCGCTCATCGGCGACGACATGCGCAGCCAGTTTGGGGCCAGCATCGTATCCCAGATGTTACAAGAACTTGCTTTTGAGCGAGGTCATCACGTAAAAGCCCATATCCAGCGTAATGTAGGGGGCAACACCGACTTCCTTAATATGGAGGACAAGGGCAGGCTACAGTCTAAAAAGATATCGAAGGAAAATGTGATCAGGGCGCAGAACGACATAAGGGGGATTTCTACCAACGATAGTTTTCTCCATGCGGGGCCTTCCGAATACATTGCCTATTATGGCGATAACAAGGTAGCCAATTTCAGGCTGGAACTGGAAGGCTTCATGGGGGCTCCGGTGATCCTGGATGCCCAGCTTTCTGTGCAGGATTCCCCCAATTCCGCTGGAGTAGTCATCGATGCAATCCGTTATGTTTATGTAGCCAGAGAACTTGGACTGGTGGGGGCACTGAGAGGCCCTTCCGCTGCAACACAAAAAACGCCGCCGCAGCAGATGATGTTTAGCGATGCGTTAGCTGAATGCCGCGCACTGGCCAACCGTGAATTAACGGAGTCTACCAGGAAACAGCTTAAAAGTAGAAGCCAGGTGGGCCTGATGTAA
- a CDS encoding SRPBCC family protein, which produces MADILHRVGIQTASIEKVYQALTTRDGLAGWWTTNTSGEGDQTGNIIAFRFGAGGFDMRVTELREPAYVRWEVSDGPEEWIGTSISFELRQEDDFIILLFKHMNWQEPVEFMHHCSTKWAVFLMSLKSLIETGKGSPDPDDVKIDNWN; this is translated from the coding sequence ATGGCAGATATCTTACACAGAGTGGGCATCCAGACCGCTTCCATCGAAAAAGTTTACCAGGCATTAACTACCCGGGATGGACTTGCAGGCTGGTGGACCACCAATACCAGCGGGGAAGGTGATCAGACGGGCAATATCATCGCGTTCCGCTTTGGCGCCGGAGGTTTCGATATGCGGGTAACGGAGCTGCGAGAGCCTGCCTATGTCCGGTGGGAAGTATCCGACGGGCCGGAAGAATGGATAGGCACCAGCATCAGTTTTGAACTCCGGCAGGAAGATGATTTCATCATTCTGCTTTTCAAACACATGAACTGGCAGGAGCCTGTTGAGTTCATGCATCATTGCAGTACCAAATGGGCTGTCTTTCTGATGAGTCTGAAATCACTGATAGAAACTGGCAAGGGATCACCGGATCCTGATGATGTGAAAATAGACAACTGGAATTAG
- a CDS encoding PQQ-dependent sugar dehydrogenase, with product MSIMVFGILFPRPQSAPRQIPSSSTVEVSTLLSGLDVPWDLCWGPDNQIWYTEQAGKISRLDPGTGKSELLVHIPDVLRLTTPGLMSLAFHPDFKRQPYLFTNYTYRKDSLTIATKLVRYTYSKGKLSAPVILLEIPGHKGHNGSRIVISPDHKIMYATGDAVTITNAQSLASLNGKVLRLNLDGTVPADNPIKGSAVWSWGHRNIQGLVYSPKGILFSSEHGDATDDELNKILPGNNYGWPKVEGYCDQPREKQCCDSARITPPLMAWTPTIAPAGIAFYGSHAIPEWQGCLLMTTLKEADLRVLKPDEKGDKIISERIYLDQQYGRLRDVCVSPTGDVYVSTSNRDWNPGKGFPTQGDDRILRIRRKNGGIKLADLSGPVASARPAHEPAGKALYHQYCSSCHKEDGKGVAGVFPSLAGSPHVKGDKPVLLRIILGGISPAKQNASGKYDQQMPAFLFLKDEDIADIATYIRAGFENDSERVMPREVSKARQDPGK from the coding sequence ATGAGCATAATGGTCTTTGGGATTTTATTTCCCAGGCCTCAATCTGCACCGAGGCAAATCCCCTCTTCATCCACCGTGGAGGTCAGTACGCTGCTGTCCGGTCTTGATGTTCCCTGGGACCTGTGCTGGGGGCCCGATAACCAGATCTGGTATACCGAGCAGGCCGGAAAAATAAGCAGGCTGGACCCTGGCACAGGAAAAAGCGAACTGCTTGTGCATATTCCGGATGTACTCCGTCTCACCACGCCAGGGCTGATGAGCCTCGCCTTCCATCCCGATTTCAAACGTCAGCCCTACCTATTTACCAATTATACCTATAGAAAGGATTCCCTCACCATCGCCACCAAGCTGGTCCGCTACACTTATAGTAAAGGAAAACTGTCGGCCCCGGTTATCCTGCTTGAAATACCCGGGCACAAAGGGCACAACGGTTCGCGGATTGTCATTTCTCCTGACCACAAAATTATGTACGCCACTGGTGATGCGGTAACCATCACTAATGCGCAAAGCCTGGCTTCTCTCAACGGCAAGGTACTTCGCCTGAATCTGGACGGGACGGTACCAGCAGACAACCCTATTAAAGGAAGCGCCGTATGGTCATGGGGCCACCGCAACATTCAGGGCCTGGTTTACAGCCCCAAAGGGATACTATTCAGCTCGGAACACGGGGATGCAACCGATGATGAATTGAACAAAATACTGCCCGGCAACAATTACGGCTGGCCAAAAGTGGAAGGCTATTGTGACCAGCCCAGGGAAAAACAATGCTGCGATTCTGCCAGAATAACACCTCCGCTGATGGCCTGGACCCCGACCATCGCCCCGGCTGGAATCGCCTTTTACGGCTCACACGCTATTCCGGAATGGCAGGGTTGTTTACTGATGACCACCCTCAAAGAAGCAGACCTGCGTGTTCTGAAACCGGACGAAAAGGGAGATAAGATCATATCTGAAAGAATTTACCTGGATCAGCAGTATGGCCGCCTACGAGATGTGTGTGTTTCACCCACGGGCGATGTCTATGTCTCTACCAGCAATCGTGACTGGAACCCGGGAAAAGGTTTCCCAACACAGGGAGATGACCGAATTCTTCGTATCCGCAGAAAAAATGGGGGTATTAAGCTGGCTGACCTGAGTGGCCCGGTGGCATCGGCCCGGCCTGCTCATGAACCTGCGGGCAAGGCGCTTTACCACCAGTACTGTTCCTCATGCCATAAAGAGGACGGAAAAGGCGTAGCAGGTGTTTTTCCTTCGCTGGCAGGCTCGCCTCATGTGAAAGGAGACAAACCCGTACTGCTGAGGATAATCCTGGGCGGAATTTCACCGGCAAAACAGAATGCCTCAGGAAAATACGATCAGCAAATGCCCGCATTTCTTTTTCTTAAGGACGAAGATATAGCCGACATTGCCACCTACATACGCGCCGGATTTGAGAATGATAGCGAGAGAGTAATGCCCCGGGAGGTAAGTAAAGCAAGACAGGACCCGGGAAAATGA
- a CDS encoding RNA polymerase sigma factor codes for MKTLKKPEDHVLLWESFREGNREAFSRIYELYASELYRYGYNLVRDKELVEDCIQELFLSMYVKGRSLGTTDNIRFYLYKAVRNRLLNAISRKKSILSANGYAFETSEFVIQPVEKQLIEQQHHSMRARIIASELNKLPRRQKEILYLVYLRELSYPEAAEIMGITIKSVYNTVHIALSSLKKCMKDSFYQEGLFYTFIQLITYGLWLAE; via the coding sequence ATGAAAACATTAAAAAAGCCGGAAGATCATGTTTTACTTTGGGAGTCGTTCCGGGAAGGTAACCGGGAAGCATTTTCCCGGATATACGAGCTGTACGCCTCGGAGCTCTACCGGTATGGTTATAACCTGGTCCGGGACAAAGAATTGGTGGAGGATTGTATACAGGAATTGTTTTTATCTATGTACGTCAAGGGAAGATCTCTGGGCACAACGGACAATATCCGGTTTTACCTTTACAAAGCCGTCAGGAACCGTCTCCTTAACGCCATTTCCCGGAAAAAAAGTATCTTGTCGGCCAACGGCTATGCATTTGAGACGTCCGAGTTTGTAATACAGCCCGTTGAAAAACAACTGATAGAGCAGCAGCACCATTCCATGAGAGCCAGGATCATCGCGAGTGAGCTCAATAAATTACCCCGGCGGCAAAAGGAAATCCTTTATCTGGTATACCTCCGGGAGCTCTCCTACCCCGAGGCTGCCGAAATCATGGGCATCACCATCAAAAGTGTTTACAACACCGTACATATTGCTTTGTCGTCATTAAAAAAGTGTATGAAAGATTCTTTTTATCAGGAAGGACTGTTTTATACATTTATACAACTTATCACATACGGGCTCTGGCTAGCCGAGTAA
- a CDS encoding FecR family protein, whose translation MEYSDYKAADFCADPHFVQWVLSPTTDTDMFWKEFRAVHPEKEEEIRSAILMLNSIEFEVTQPSGKRLAALKSRIEYELDKADRGYDKKRSYLRYSFAACFAMILIAVGFRIYTSSRGVRYETGYGELREIKMKEGSEIVLNARSSVVVYENLSGNREVELNGEAFFKIAKIKGSRFIVKTPEARVEVLGTQFNVHTRRENTTVVLREGKVNLSNGKTLPVYMKPGEMASVSKQNAAIALQKVKPSDYLSWMKRVLILDNTPVSQALLTVEDSFGVKIELAKPELLRKNLSGQLPLENINDFANDLAIILDLQVMKTAKGYRLY comes from the coding sequence ATGGAATATTCTGATTACAAGGCTGCCGATTTTTGCGCTGATCCTCATTTTGTACAATGGGTGCTTTCCCCTACCACCGATACAGACATGTTCTGGAAGGAGTTCAGGGCCGTACACCCTGAAAAGGAAGAGGAGATCAGGAGTGCCATCTTGATGCTCAATTCCATTGAGTTTGAGGTCACCCAACCTTCGGGAAAACGCCTGGCTGCTCTCAAATCCAGGATTGAATACGAACTGGACAAGGCAGATCGCGGGTATGACAAAAAGAGAAGCTACCTGCGGTACTCCTTTGCGGCCTGTTTCGCAATGATTTTGATCGCCGTCGGGTTCAGGATATATACTTCTTCCAGAGGGGTGCGCTATGAAACAGGTTACGGTGAACTCCGGGAGATCAAAATGAAAGAGGGCAGTGAGATCGTCCTCAATGCCCGTTCCTCAGTAGTTGTTTATGAAAACCTGTCGGGTAACCGTGAAGTAGAACTGAACGGAGAAGCATTTTTTAAAATAGCCAAAATAAAAGGTTCAAGGTTTATTGTCAAAACACCCGAAGCACGGGTGGAGGTACTGGGTACACAGTTTAACGTACATACCCGGCGCGAAAACACGACAGTCGTATTGCGTGAGGGGAAAGTTAACCTTTCCAACGGAAAAACATTACCGGTTTATATGAAACCCGGCGAAATGGCTTCGGTGAGTAAACAGAATGCGGCGATTGCCCTGCAGAAAGTAAAACCCAGCGACTACCTTTCCTGGATGAAGAGGGTATTGATTCTGGACAACACACCGGTATCACAAGCCCTTCTTACGGTTGAAGATTCATTCGGTGTTAAAATCGAGCTGGCAAAGCCCGAATTGCTCAGGAAAAACCTTTCCGGCCAGCTACCGCTTGAAAATATCAATGATTTCGCCAATGATCTGGCCATCATTCTGGACCTTCAGGTGATGAAAACTGCCAAGGGATACCGTCTTTACTGA